In the genome of Arabidopsis thaliana chromosome 4, partial sequence, the window TTTCATAAAACTGTATGATTCTCTCGATCTAAATCAATCTGGTTTTACATGAAGAAGATTTGACTCCGCATGTTCTATTCGATACGGGTAAGAGAAATgatattcttttcttaaacttataaaaatagagaaataaaaaccaaGTCAAAATGATACGGATAAATCCTTTATTCTTGCGTCAAAGATCTTTCTATTTCCAAAAGAACTGGAGTTACATCTCTTTTCCAATTACATTCAAGAGTTTCTTATGTGATTCCACACTCTTTAAGACCTCGAAAATTTGACAAATTCCCTTTTTTTAGGACCACTTgcaagataacaaaaaaaaaaggaatgatTACCACACGattaactattttatttatgaatttcaTAGTAGTAGAAATACTTGtcttagcaaaacaaaatttgtagtAGACATAGTAGCAGTTTTCGGAAACGGACCTCTCCTGAAGGTAATTTTAATGTGGAACCCGCTGCTCTAGCTAATTGTCCACCTTTTCCGAGTGTGATTTCTATTTTATGTATGGACGTGCCTAAGGACATATTGGTAActagattcttctttttgatcaaTCAAAACCCCTTAATAACCATCTTCCtctttgatgaagaagctttcaAAGTTGAATCATCAACATGTTTATTGCTTTCAACCATGTTTGTTTCAAGATCAGCAACATCATGATCTTCTGAAACAACATGTGTGTCTCCGAGATTCTCGATGAATCCACCATTATACTTAACCTCATACGTTGATCTATTACGTATGTAGATTCTGCATAGAACTTTGGCCCGTAAAAACAAGCTCCATATGCAATTAGTATTATGTATATTATCACCGGATTATGAACTCTACTATATACAATACAACACTTGTAGCTAGCTTGTTCTAAGAAAGGTTACTAACAAAATTAACTAATAAAACACAGCAGAACTATTCAGCCTGAGCTTCTCGTGCTCTTTGTACTTTCAGGTCATCAAGATAATTCTGGTAGATATAAAACCCGAACCCCATGAAGGCAATGAGCATCGCGACCATCTTAACCTCAGTCAGCTTGTCGTGGAACACCGCAATGGCTGCAAGAGGCGTAACAATGAGTGAGAGTGTACCAATAAGGTTCGAAAACAGCGAAGAAACCAGAAATATAAGCGCCACGGCTCCTACAGAACCCAATTGCCACGAAACCGCGGTCCCAACCAAagtcaaaacataaatgaCTTGACCCTCGTGAAACTCTTCCATCTCCACACTCAACAACATCCATTCCCCGCTCGCAAACAACCCGATAACCGCAACACAAGAAGCCACAAGCGACGTATAGATTTGCATCTCGAGAACCATAGAGAACGTCTCACTCTTGAGAACATTCTCGAAAGAAAACTGCATAAGAGAGAGCTGAAGAGAATAGAtaagagaagcaaaaacagTACATAAACAACCAATCAAGTAACTCCACTTAGAATCTCCTGATGGGCTATTGGAATCATCGTCAAGAGAAACCAACACagcagagacagagagaaacaacacagagaagagaatcaaACAAGTGATTTTCTGAGAATTGATGTAATAAGAGAAGACACCATTGAAAGCTAACTGTGAAGAACAAAGAATCGAATAAGTTGAAGCAGAGAGATACAAAAGACCAAAAGAGTATAAAAGATTGTCTAAACCAATAGCAAAACCAAGAGAAAGATAAATCCAAACCAGAGTCttgaaagaacaagaagatgaagaagagtgtgAAGCAGGAAGGAAACAAAGAGGGAGATAGAGAATCGGAAAACCACAAGTTTGGACAAGAGTAGAGATCCATTTACTGTTTCCACCTTCGTTGTAATAAAACCGACCAAGAAGAACAGCAATGGCTTGTGCagagatgaggaagaagatactTATAAAGACAAGAATCCACCAATGGGTTCGTTTTAGTTTCATGAGTTGTGTAGGAACACTAGTTCTTCTTgttccttcatcttcttcctttagCAGTaacattgcttcttcttcatctgttacccaaaagaaaaaaacacataaagttttcatcttttaagaaatttatcatttttatgaaaaccccaattttttgtttttgacaattttaatCTGGGGATTAAGAAAAATCTGGGAATTGGGTTTTGACAATTAATCAGTTTATTTCATTTCTAGAATCGAaactgaaattgaagtaaGGAACATTAAAGAGATATACCCATTGTGAAGGAAGATTTGTTGACTGATGGATGAATCGAGTCTGCTTCAGGATTGAGAGACAAGTCTCGTATCTTTTCTCCGGCGAGGACGACCAATCATCTCATAACTCCCTTTTTGCTTGAAGAAAATCTCATATCTTCCcacaaaaaacagaacctatttgtgatttaatttaaatacataaatgaAGGATTTTACCAAGATATCCTCTCACTTtaatttgaaaaccaaaaaaaaaaaaaattcagactCAACACTTAcaattttttcgttttttcctCACTCAAAGAAACGAGTTCCGAGAGAAaccgctctctctctctctcgattcTCTGTGAACACAAACAACTCCTCTCCCTTTCACTCAAATTCTCAACAACACGAACCctaattctctctcttttctctcagaatcgtttcttctcctctaatCCTAACCCTAATGCCGCCGAAAACAATGCCGCCTctaaagaagaggaagagaggagTTGGAACGACCGTGAAATCAACGACGGAGGAGACTGCGACGGCAACGAAGGAGACTGCGCCGGCAACGAAGGAGACTGCGCCGGCAACGAAGGAGACTGCGCCGACGATAACGAAGGAGACTGCGCCGACGAAGGAGACTGCGCCGGCAACGAAGGAGACTGCGCCGACGAGGACGGAGGAGCCGTCGCTGACAGAGCAAGATCCGGAGAatgttgaggaagaagagagtgaagaagaagagaaagaagaagaagagaaagaagaagaagaggaagaggaaggggaggaagaggaagaggaggaagaggaggaagaggagaaagaagaagaggagaatgTTGGCGGAGAAGAGTCCTCCGATGATAGTACTAGAAGCTTGGGGAAGAGACCTCCGCCGATGAGAATATGGATGAGGAGACATCAACTGCAGTGGAAATTCCGGCGGCTATGGTAAGGATTTCGAGTCAATTCTCAGTCTTTGAATGGTTTGAAACTGGTAGAACAGGATAATACTATGATTTGTGGAGAATACTGTCATTACTAGGATATAGCTATGCGTTTTTGGGTCATACTGTCAATACTAGGAAACAACTACGTGTATGATTTGTGGAGAATACTAGGATATAACTATGCGTTTTTGGGTCAAACTGTCAATATTAGGAAACAACTACTTGTATGATTTCTGGATAATACTGTCATTACTAGGATATAACTATGCGTTTTTTGGTCAAACTGTCAATACTAGGAAACAACTACGTATATGATTTCTGGATAATATTGTCATTACTAGGATATAACTATGCGTTTTTGGGTCAAACTGTCAATACTAGGAAACAACTACGTGTATGATTTCTGGATAATGCTGTCATTACTAGGATATAACTATGTGTATGATTCTATGTACCATCGGTAGTAATATGAATGAATGTCTGTTGCAGGAGATCGACGAGGAAACAGAAGCAGTACCACCCTTGAGTATGTATTTCCCGCCCTCGGAATATGTGAAGAAAATCAAGCTTTCAACTCGGTGCTATATTCACGAATTGTTGACTACATTCGATAAGTTGGAGCCGCCGATGAGCAAGTCCGAGAGGTTATGGTTTGAGAACCATCCTAGTTTCCAACATATCTTCCACATGCCAAGAGACCCGAACCACCGACTTATGGGGATGTGGATGCTCCTTCTTCGCACGGCGCGCAttgaaaggaagaaagaagcgTGGTTCATCGTCAATGGCGTTCCAATCCGATATGGAATATTGGAACACGCATTGATATCGGACTTCAATTGCAAGAACTATAAACTTGGTTACAAAAATACGGGGAATTTGGATTTCAAGAGGAAGCATTTCAAGGATACTGTTGTGAAACGCGAAGACGTGAGAGAGAAGCTCATAGGAATGGTACCGGAGGGtgaaagatcaaaagaaaGGTTGAGGATGATGGTCTTGTATTTCTTAAGCAGCATTATCATAGCGCCTATCAAGACCGGAGATAAGGCACCTCAAGTGGATGAATTTTTCCTCAAGGTGATGAGTGATCTCACGTTCTGTAGGAATTTTCAGTGGGGGAGGTATTCTTTCGATTACATGTTAGGAACCATCTCACACACGGTGAATCATTTTAATGGTTCAGTCACCAACAACGAGAAGTACATATGGCCGGTTCCGGGTTTCTGTCTTCCGATGGAGGTTAGTTA includes:
- the ATPUP13 gene encoding Drug/metabolite transporter superfamily protein (ATPUP13; CONTAINS InterPro DOMAIN/s: Protein of unknown function DUF250 (InterPro:IPR004853); BEST Arabidopsis thaliana protein match is: purine permease 12 (TAIR:AT5G41160.1); Has 30201 Blast hits to 17322 proteins in 780 species: Archae - 12; Bacteria - 1396; Metazoa - 17338; Fungi - 3422; Plants - 5037; Viruses - 0; Other Eukaryotes - 2996 (source: NCBI BLink).), which encodes MDEEEAMLLLKEEDEGTRRTSVPTQLMKLKRTHWWILVFISIFFLISAQAIAVLLGRFYYNEGGNSKWISTLVQTCGFPILYLPLCFLPASHSSSSSCSFKTLVWIYLSLGFAIGLDNLLYSFGLLYLSASTYSILCSSQLAFNGVFSYYINSQKITCLILFSVLFLSVSAVLVSLDDDSNSPSGDSKWSYLIGCLCTVFASLIYSLQLSLMQFSFENVLKSETFSMVLEMQIYTSLVASCVAVIGLFASGEWMLLSVEMEEFHEGQVIYVLTLVGTAVSWQLGSVGAVALIFLVSSLFSNLIGTLSLIVTPLAAIAVFHDKLTEVKMVAMLIAFMGFGFYIYQNYLDDLKVQRAREAQAE